In one window of Candidatus Hydrogenedens sp. DNA:
- a CDS encoding Gfo/Idh/MocA family oxidoreductase produces MAKKLRVGFIGAGGIAILHYNRFSKIKQAEVVALNEPSSKSIDQFHKHCPNSVSLPIYSDYKDMIKKENLDAVVILSPHTLHYEQIMYSLNCGLHVLTEKPMVCSIVHAKEVIKKSKQAKKILMISYQRHFEPPFRYMRDQIQRGAIGEVQFVQALLSQEWLRLTRNTWRQIPKLSGGGQLNDSGSHFIDIMMWMTGMKVKEVFAKVEKFDVPVDINSALTLKFENGALGNLSVIGNAPGWYEDHTIVGSKGALFLRQGIGVLQQDELGKPVKVKLPKMSSDPDRNFIMSILGKEMPEVPPECGLRTMEVTESAWNSAKTGKPVRVP; encoded by the coding sequence ATGGCTAAAAAACTTCGGGTTGGATTTATTGGTGCGGGAGGTATTGCAATATTACACTACAACAGATTTTCAAAGATTAAGCAGGCAGAAGTTGTTGCATTGAATGAACCCAGTTCAAAATCAATAGACCAATTTCATAAACATTGCCCAAATTCAGTGTCGCTACCTATATATTCTGACTATAAAGACATGATAAAAAAAGAGAATTTAGATGCGGTAGTCATTTTAAGCCCTCATACCTTGCATTATGAACAAATTATGTATTCTTTGAATTGTGGCTTACATGTATTAACAGAGAAACCGATGGTATGTTCTATCGTTCATGCAAAGGAGGTTATTAAAAAATCGAAACAAGCAAAAAAAATATTGATGATTTCCTACCAACGGCATTTTGAACCGCCATTCCGTTATATGCGTGACCAGATACAAAGAGGTGCTATTGGAGAAGTTCAATTTGTGCAGGCATTATTGTCTCAGGAATGGTTACGTTTAACACGCAATACATGGAGACAGATTCCGAAACTTTCAGGTGGTGGGCAGTTGAATGATTCGGGCAGTCATTTCATTGATATTATGATGTGGATGACAGGTATGAAAGTAAAGGAAGTGTTTGCCAAAGTAGAAAAATTTGATGTTCCTGTGGACATCAATTCCGCTTTGACCTTAAAATTTGAAAATGGTGCATTAGGAAACCTATCTGTAATTGGAAATGCTCCAGGCTGGTATGAAGACCATACAATTGTGGGCAGTAAAGGAGCATTATTCCTAAGACAGGGCATAGGTGTTTTACAGCAAGATGAATTAGGTAAGCCTGTAAAAGTGAAACTGCCGAAAATGTCCAGCGACCCTGACCGCAACTTTATTATGAGCATCTTAGGAAAAGAAATGCCAGAAGTCCCACCCGAATGTGGTCTGAGAACTATGGAAGTAACCGAATCTGCATGGAACTCTGCAAAAACAGGGAAACCCGTCCGTGTTCCATAA